A single genomic interval of Oceanithermus profundus DSM 14977 harbors:
- a CDS encoding TlpA family protein disulfide reductase, whose amino-acid sequence MKKVNLTALIAVVLAAALLGWYLLAPSRPGRSPAGVDVPDVRLSSLGGREVQLRQFVGRPLVLNLWATWCPPCRREMPLLARTAAERSDVAFVFASQDQGRSAPLVRSFLDDSGLVMEWVLLDPQNVLQRELATTGLPTTYFFDAGGRLVAKHVGEISPRILEASLAQIAP is encoded by the coding sequence ATGAAGAAGGTCAACCTCACCGCCCTGATCGCCGTGGTCCTCGCCGCCGCGCTGCTCGGCTGGTACCTGCTCGCTCCGAGCCGCCCCGGGAGGAGCCCGGCCGGGGTCGACGTTCCCGACGTCCGCCTCAGCAGCCTGGGCGGGCGCGAGGTGCAGCTCCGGCAGTTCGTCGGCCGCCCCCTGGTGCTCAACCTCTGGGCGACCTGGTGCCCGCCCTGCCGCCGGGAGATGCCCCTTCTGGCCCGCACCGCCGCGGAGCGCTCGGACGTCGCCTTCGTCTTCGCCAGCCAGGACCAGGGCCGCTCGGCCCCGCTGGTGCGCTCGTTCCTGGACGACTCCGGTTTGGTCATGGAGTGGGTCCTCCTCGATCCCCAGAACGTCCTCCAGCGCGAGCTCGCCACCACCGGCCTGCCGACCACCTACTTCTTCGACGCAGGGGGCCGGCTCGTCGCCAAGCACGTGGGTGAGATCAGCCCCCGCATCCTCGAGGCCTCGCTGGCGCAGATCGCGCCCTGA
- the hemL gene encoding glutamate-1-semialdehyde 2,1-aminomutase, producing the protein MRTSENERLFHAARALLPGGVSSPVRAFGSVGGTPRFLVKGRGSRVWDADGNEYVDYVGSWGPLILGHAHPEVVRAVQETAAQGLSFGAPHPLEVALAEAVRRVYPVLERLRFVNSGTEATMSALRVARGFTGRDHVLKFRGNYHGHADGLLVEAGSGALTFGRPSSAGVPEAYAGLTLVGSYNDPEALEAVFAHHGENIAAVIFEPVVGNAGVIPPKPEFLAALRRLTREYGALLIADEVMTGFRLAPGGATERYGLEPDLVTLGKILGGGLPAAAYGGRAEVMAQVAPEGPVYQAGTLSGNPLAMAAGLATLQALEREPGIYDRLEAYGARLQAGLAEVLTAAGVPHTINRVGSMLTVFFTEGPVGGFEAASKTDTAAFRRFFHALLEGGVYWPPSAYEAAFVSAAHGDEDLERTLAAARRAFA; encoded by the coding sequence ATGCGAACGAGCGAAAACGAACGCCTTTTCCACGCCGCGCGCGCGCTGCTACCGGGCGGGGTCTCCAGCCCGGTGCGCGCCTTCGGCTCGGTGGGCGGCACCCCGCGCTTCCTGGTCAAGGGCCGGGGCAGCCGGGTCTGGGACGCCGACGGCAACGAGTACGTGGACTACGTGGGCAGCTGGGGGCCGCTGATCCTGGGCCACGCCCACCCCGAGGTGGTGCGGGCCGTCCAGGAGACGGCCGCGCAGGGGTTGAGCTTCGGGGCGCCCCACCCGCTCGAGGTCGCCCTGGCCGAAGCGGTGCGGCGGGTCTACCCGGTGCTCGAGCGGCTGCGTTTCGTCAACTCGGGCACCGAGGCGACGATGAGCGCGCTGCGGGTGGCCCGCGGGTTCACCGGGCGCGACCACGTGCTCAAGTTCCGGGGCAACTACCACGGCCACGCCGACGGCCTGCTCGTCGAGGCCGGTTCGGGCGCGCTCACCTTCGGACGGCCCTCGAGCGCGGGGGTGCCGGAGGCCTACGCCGGGCTCACCCTGGTGGGGAGCTACAACGACCCCGAGGCGCTGGAAGCGGTCTTCGCCCACCACGGCGAGAACATCGCCGCCGTCATCTTCGAGCCGGTCGTGGGCAACGCCGGCGTCATCCCCCCGAAGCCGGAATTCCTCGCCGCGCTCAGGCGGCTGACCCGCGAGTACGGGGCCCTGCTCATCGCCGACGAGGTGATGACCGGTTTCCGGCTCGCCCCGGGCGGGGCCACCGAGCGCTACGGCCTCGAACCCGACTTGGTCACCCTGGGCAAGATCCTGGGCGGAGGGCTGCCAGCCGCCGCCTACGGCGGGCGCGCCGAGGTGATGGCCCAGGTGGCCCCCGAGGGACCGGTCTACCAGGCGGGCACCCTGTCCGGGAACCCGCTGGCCATGGCCGCGGGCCTGGCCACCTTGCAGGCGCTGGAGCGCGAGCCCGGGATCTACGACCGCCTCGAGGCCTACGGAGCGCGGCTGCAGGCGGGGCTCGCCGAGGTCCTGACCGCGGCCGGGGTGCCCCACACGATCAACCGGGTGGGCTCGATGCTCACCGTCTTCTTCACCGAGGGGCCGGTCGGCGGCTTCGAAGCGGCCTCGAAAACCGACACCGCGGCGTTCCGCCGCTTCTTCCACGCCCTGCTCGAAGGCGGGGTCTACTGGCCGCCCTCGGCCTACGAGGCCGCCTTCGTTTCGGCGGCCCACGGCGACGAAGACCTGGAACGCACACTCGCCGCCGCCCGCCGCGCCTTCGCCTAG
- a CDS encoding gamma-glutamyltransferase family protein, whose amino-acid sequence MDPTRYPYPSRKHVLFGARGAVATSQPLAASAGLRMLDRGGGAVDAAVAMAAALVVVEPTSNGLGSDAFAIVADGGEVFGLNASGPSPRALPAERWLGDAAMPRWGWPSVTVPGAVAAWAALHERWGRLPWDQVLAPAIRYAEEGFPVSPETARAWRRAARAYRDLEGEVHAYFLETFFAGGRAPEPGEVWRNPDLAASLRRIAEEGPGWFYRGGFAAALERFARATGGYLRTEDLASYAPEWVAPLRARWGELEVLELPPNGQGVAALLALEILRHLPLEGHPRESVEAYHLQIEAMKLAFADVRAHVTDPARMRLPALALLDEAYARERARLVGREAMAPPPSGLPRGGTVYLAAAAGGQSVSFIQSNYMGFGAAVAVPGTGAALQNRGAGFATDPDHPNRVAPGKRPYHTIIPGFFAKEGRPWGPFGLMGGFMQPQGHLQLALNLALFDLNPQSALDAPRWQVADGGEVWLEQAVPQHVAQGLADRGHAVRVFAEGGPFGKGQILLREGGVWWAASEPRADGQAQVL is encoded by the coding sequence ATGGATCCGACCCGCTACCCCTACCCCTCCCGAAAGCACGTGCTCTTCGGCGCCCGCGGCGCGGTGGCCACCAGCCAGCCGCTTGCCGCCTCGGCAGGGCTGCGGATGCTCGATCGCGGCGGCGGCGCGGTCGACGCCGCCGTGGCCATGGCCGCGGCGCTCGTGGTGGTCGAGCCCACCTCCAACGGCCTGGGCTCGGACGCCTTCGCGATCGTCGCCGATGGGGGCGAGGTCTTCGGGTTGAACGCCTCCGGCCCCAGCCCCCGGGCGCTGCCGGCGGAGCGTTGGCTGGGGGATGCGGCGATGCCGCGCTGGGGGTGGCCGTCCGTAACCGTGCCCGGCGCGGTGGCGGCCTGGGCGGCCCTGCACGAGCGCTGGGGCCGGCTGCCTTGGGACCAGGTGCTGGCTCCTGCGATCCGCTACGCCGAGGAAGGATTCCCGGTCTCGCCGGAGACGGCCCGCGCCTGGCGGCGCGCCGCCCGCGCCTACCGCGACCTCGAGGGCGAGGTCCACGCCTACTTCCTCGAGACCTTCTTTGCAGGAGGCCGCGCCCCCGAACCCGGCGAGGTCTGGCGCAATCCCGACCTGGCCGCGAGCCTGCGCCGCATCGCCGAGGAGGGCCCCGGCTGGTTCTACAGGGGCGGCTTCGCAGCGGCGCTCGAGCGCTTCGCCCGCGCGACCGGGGGTTACCTGCGCACGGAGGACCTGGCGAGCTATGCGCCCGAGTGGGTGGCGCCGCTCCGGGCCCGCTGGGGCGAACTCGAAGTCCTCGAGCTGCCCCCCAACGGTCAGGGGGTGGCCGCGCTGCTCGCCCTCGAGATTCTGCGCCACCTGCCCCTCGAGGGGCACCCCCGCGAGTCGGTGGAGGCCTACCACCTGCAGATCGAGGCCATGAAGCTGGCCTTCGCCGACGTGCGCGCCCACGTGACCGACCCGGCCCGGATGCGCCTGCCGGCCCTGGCCCTGCTCGACGAGGCCTACGCGCGCGAGCGCGCGCGCCTCGTGGGGCGCGAGGCCATGGCGCCGCCGCCGAGCGGGCTTCCCCGAGGGGGCACGGTTTACCTGGCGGCGGCGGCCGGGGGGCAGTCGGTCAGCTTCATCCAGTCGAACTACATGGGCTTCGGCGCGGCCGTGGCCGTGCCCGGAACCGGCGCGGCCCTGCAGAACCGCGGGGCGGGGTTCGCAACCGACCCCGACCACCCGAACCGCGTCGCCCCGGGCAAGCGCCCCTACCACACGATCATCCCGGGCTTCTTCGCCAAGGAAGGCCGGCCCTGGGGGCCCTTCGGGCTGATGGGCGGGTTCATGCAGCCCCAGGGGCACCTGCAGCTGGCCCTCAACCTGGCCCTCTTCGACCTGAACCCCCAGAGCGCCCTCGACGCGCCGCGCTGGCAGGTGGCCGATGGGGGCGAGGTCTGGCTCGAGCAAGCCGTCCCCCAGCACGTGGCCCAGGGGTTGGCCGACCGGGGCCACGCGGTGCGCGTCTTCGCCGAGGGGGGCCCGTTCGGCAAAGGGCAGATCCTGTTGCGCGAGGGCGGCGTCTGGTGGGCCGCCAGCGAGCCGCGCGCCGACGGCCAGGCCCAGGTGCTCTAG
- the mnmE gene encoding tRNA uridine-5-carboxymethylaminomethyl(34) synthesis GTPase MnmE yields the protein MLPSLHDTIAAVATPPGPGGVGVLRVSGPQALEVAARVWRGRDPRTSPGGRFWHGWIVDPATGEPVDEAVLLVFRSPRSYTGEDVVELQTHGSPAVLGRVLRLLLEAGVRPAGPGEFTLRAYLNGRMDLAQAESVLALVEAESETARRQALRGLTRKLSQKIDALADRLLDLLAHIQALLDYPEEGVEPHAAERVIASVLEEVEALLATADAGRRVREGARLALVGAPNAGKSSLLNALLGFERALVHDRPGTTRDYLEAALEIEGVPLVAVDTAGLRRTDDPVEAAGVERALAVAREADLILYLVDRSRPRPDPPSLPWARTIRLATKADLPAAWRDPDFLEVSAHSGQGLDALRARIRARLLGGASESEVWITSERHREALAEARAHLLEARGAPEDLMGMSLEAAARALGRITGREATEETVARIFQNFCVGK from the coding sequence ATGCTCCCCAGCCTGCACGACACCATCGCCGCCGTGGCCACCCCGCCGGGTCCCGGCGGGGTGGGGGTGCTGCGGGTGAGCGGGCCGCAGGCGCTCGAGGTGGCCGCCCGCGTCTGGCGGGGGCGCGACCCCCGCACCAGCCCCGGGGGGCGCTTCTGGCACGGCTGGATCGTCGATCCGGCGACCGGGGAGCCGGTGGACGAGGCCGTCCTGCTCGTCTTCCGCAGCCCGCGGTCGTACACCGGAGAGGACGTCGTCGAGCTGCAGACCCACGGCTCGCCCGCCGTCCTGGGGCGCGTGCTGCGCCTGCTGCTCGAGGCGGGCGTGCGGCCCGCCGGCCCCGGCGAGTTCACCCTGCGCGCCTACCTGAACGGCCGGATGGACCTGGCGCAGGCGGAAAGCGTGCTCGCTTTGGTAGAGGCCGAGAGCGAAACCGCGCGCCGCCAGGCGCTGCGCGGGCTCACCCGCAAGCTCTCGCAGAAGATCGACGCCCTCGCGGACCGTTTGCTGGACCTGCTGGCCCACATCCAGGCCCTCCTCGACTACCCCGAGGAAGGGGTCGAGCCGCACGCCGCGGAGCGGGTGATCGCCTCGGTGCTCGAAGAGGTCGAGGCGCTCCTCGCCACCGCCGACGCCGGCCGCCGGGTGCGCGAGGGGGCCCGCCTGGCCCTCGTGGGCGCGCCGAACGCCGGAAAGTCGAGCCTGCTCAACGCGTTGCTGGGTTTCGAGCGGGCGCTGGTGCACGACCGGCCCGGCACCACCCGCGACTACCTGGAGGCGGCGCTCGAGATCGAGGGGGTGCCCCTCGTCGCCGTGGACACCGCCGGCCTGCGCCGGACCGACGACCCGGTCGAAGCGGCGGGCGTCGAACGGGCGCTGGCGGTGGCGCGCGAGGCGGACCTCATCCTCTACCTGGTCGACCGCTCGCGGCCGCGGCCCGACCCGCCCAGCCTGCCGTGGGCGCGCACGATCCGGCTGGCCACCAAGGCCGACCTGCCGGCCGCCTGGCGCGACCCCGACTTCCTCGAGGTCTCCGCCCACAGCGGTCAGGGCCTGGACGCGCTGCGCGCCCGGATCCGCGCCCGGCTGCTGGGAGGGGCGTCAGAGAGCGAGGTCTGGATCACCTCGGAACGCCACCGCGAGGCGCTCGCCGAGGCGCGGGCCCATCTGCTCGAGGCCCGCGGCGCCCCCGAGGACCTGATGGGCATGTCGCTCGAGGCGGCGGCCCGCGCCCTGGGCCGCATCACCGGTCGTGAGGCGACCGAGGAGACCGTCGCCCGCATCTTTCAGAACTTCTGCGTGGGCAAGTAA
- the miaB gene encoding tRNA (N6-isopentenyl adenosine(37)-C2)-methylthiotransferase MiaB, translated as MNEYDTHLVASELASIGAAFVDTVEEANFVLVNTCAVRGKPVEKVKSLLGQLRKEKERRKEPFLIGMMGCLASLEEGQAIARKFGVDVLLGAGAIHKIAEALAQTGAFWDVGFYREIDEVVPPPPRGTLSAFVTLIRGCDHRCTYCVVPRTRGPEVSRHPDLILREVEQLLEAGIVEVTLLGQNVNSYGKDDPAYPDFADLIRRVAALGVRRLRFVTSHPMNFSDRIVEAIAETPAVGQYVHLPVQAGSDRVLRRMAREYRRDYYLERVARLREALPDLVLSTDIIVGFPGETEEDFQQTLDLYDEVGFDAAYMFIYSARPGTPSYERFEDLPREVKVERLQRLIEKQKEWSLRRNQAWVGREVEVLVRGPAKEAHWVEGHDQSNHPVLLPASEAPVAGLYRATVEQATPHLLFGKVAERLLAAPEPLEAAS; from the coding sequence ATGAACGAGTACGACACCCATCTGGTGGCCAGCGAGCTGGCCTCGATCGGCGCCGCTTTCGTCGACACCGTCGAGGAGGCCAACTTCGTCCTGGTCAACACCTGCGCGGTGCGCGGCAAGCCGGTGGAGAAGGTGAAGAGCCTGCTCGGGCAGCTGCGCAAGGAAAAGGAGCGGCGCAAGGAGCCCTTTCTCATCGGAATGATGGGCTGCCTGGCCAGCCTCGAGGAGGGGCAGGCGATCGCACGCAAGTTCGGCGTCGACGTGCTCCTGGGCGCGGGCGCCATCCACAAGATCGCCGAGGCGCTGGCCCAGACGGGGGCCTTCTGGGACGTGGGCTTCTACCGCGAAATCGACGAGGTCGTCCCGCCCCCGCCCCGGGGGACGCTCAGCGCCTTCGTGACGCTGATCCGCGGCTGCGACCACCGCTGCACCTACTGCGTGGTCCCGCGCACCCGCGGCCCTGAGGTGAGCCGGCACCCCGACCTGATCCTGCGCGAGGTCGAACAGCTGCTGGAGGCGGGCATCGTCGAGGTCACGCTGCTCGGGCAGAACGTCAACTCGTACGGCAAGGACGACCCCGCCTACCCCGACTTCGCCGACCTGATCCGGCGGGTGGCGGCGCTGGGGGTGCGGCGGCTGCGCTTCGTGACCAGCCACCCCATGAACTTCTCCGACCGCATCGTCGAGGCCATCGCCGAAACCCCGGCGGTGGGCCAGTACGTGCACCTTCCGGTGCAAGCGGGCTCGGACCGGGTGCTCCGGCGGATGGCGCGCGAATACCGGCGCGATTACTACCTGGAGCGGGTGGCGCGGCTGCGCGAGGCGCTGCCCGATCTGGTGCTCTCCACCGACATCATCGTCGGCTTCCCGGGCGAGACCGAGGAGGACTTCCAGCAGACGCTCGACCTTTACGACGAGGTCGGTTTCGACGCCGCCTACATGTTCATCTATTCGGCGCGCCCCGGCACGCCCAGCTACGAGCGTTTCGAGGACCTGCCGCGCGAGGTCAAGGTGGAGCGGCTGCAGCGGCTGATCGAGAAGCAGAAGGAGTGGAGCCTGCGGCGCAACCAGGCCTGGGTGGGGCGCGAGGTCGAGGTGCTGGTGCGCGGCCCGGCCAAGGAGGCCCACTGGGTCGAGGGCCACGACCAGAGCAACCACCCCGTGCTGCTCCCCGCCTCGGAGGCGCCGGTCGCTGGGCTCTACCGGGCGACGGTCGAACAGGCCACGCCGCACCTGCTCTTCGGAAAGGTAGCGGAGCGCCTGCTCGCCGCGCCCGAACCGCTGGAGGCGGCCTCATGA
- a CDS encoding nitrilase-related carbon-nitrogen hydrolase: MDVHLVAVQARVEPEAYRSAAAFRERTLELAHRAVAGLPPREPRVVAFPEAYALPLVFWLDTPDAVAAAPTALAAGLRLLGRGLLDDPRALLRRPAPDLLYHERMPAVWPVYREAFREAARATESYLVAGSLFGPLVDHEPARGLLRQGPASYNWLALFSPEGSVLARIPKLRLTPDERKAFLSRGEFGPHVVHTRLGRLGVLVCLDAFHEALVERVDAAGAWLLVQPSANAAAWNGPWTADPGRIEGEVWLQEGLAKQLRGRENLRYGLNPMLNGEFYDLRFEGRSSVAAAGRHLALADAPTGDAAVRATVERPVPEG, encoded by the coding sequence ATGGACGTCCACTTGGTCGCGGTGCAGGCGCGCGTCGAGCCCGAGGCCTACCGCAGCGCCGCGGCGTTTCGCGAGCGCACCCTCGAACTCGCCCACCGCGCGGTGGCGGGGCTGCCGCCCCGCGAACCCCGGGTCGTGGCCTTCCCCGAAGCCTACGCCCTGCCGCTCGTCTTCTGGCTCGACACCCCCGACGCGGTCGCCGCGGCGCCCACGGCCCTCGCCGCCGGCCTGCGCCTGCTGGGCAGGGGTCTGCTCGACGACCCGCGGGCGCTGCTGCGCCGCCCCGCGCCCGACCTGCTCTACCACGAACGCATGCCGGCGGTCTGGCCCGTCTACCGTGAGGCCTTCCGCGAAGCCGCGCGGGCGACGGAGAGTTACCTCGTCGCCGGCTCCCTGTTCGGACCGCTGGTGGACCACGAGCCCGCCCGGGGCCTCCTCCGCCAGGGGCCGGCCTCGTACAACTGGCTGGCGCTCTTCTCCCCCGAGGGCAGCGTCCTCGCGCGGATTCCCAAACTCCGGCTCACCCCCGACGAACGCAAGGCCTTCCTGAGTCGCGGGGAGTTCGGCCCCCACGTCGTCCACACCCGCCTGGGCCGGCTGGGGGTGCTCGTCTGCCTCGACGCCTTTCACGAGGCGCTGGTCGAGCGCGTGGACGCCGCAGGCGCCTGGCTGCTGGTGCAGCCCTCGGCGAACGCCGCGGCCTGGAACGGCCCCTGGACCGCCGACCCCGGCCGGATCGAGGGCGAGGTCTGGCTGCAGGAGGGGCTCGCGAAACAGCTGCGCGGGCGCGAGAACCTACGCTACGGCCTCAACCCGATGCTTAACGGCGAGTTCTACGACCTGCGCTTCGAAGGGCGCAGCAGCGTCGCCGCCGCCGGCCGCCACCTGGCGCTGGCCGACGCGCCCACCGGCGACGCGGCGGTCCGCGCCACGGTGGAACGGCCCGTGCCGGAGGGGTAA
- a CDS encoding FAD-dependent oxidoreductase, whose protein sequence is MEALVVGAGIVGLNVALALREVGWGVTLVDPGNRRGLAVAMVNPVRGRRGSVVPEAGAALPLAAAVYGRFLPLHRGVWRPVEPELEPKWRRKLEGSAVAHVWREGGVWLPEAFWVEARALRSRMAAGLPRIRGRAVAWGPSWVRLAGGRVLRADRVVWAAGAEGAALAGAGGRFSAGSQLLVAERFPVARARGVYAAGPAIGGSYLPHTGRYAPHVTRHGEVAWMLARARELLGFTPRPTGVWAGVRWRTDGTYLFERNGGWAIGGFGSTAYLLAPLYARRLADRLGG, encoded by the coding sequence GTGGAAGCCCTGGTCGTCGGTGCCGGCATCGTGGGGCTGAACGTCGCCCTGGCGCTGCGGGAAGTCGGCTGGGGCGTAACCCTCGTCGACCCCGGGAACCGCCGCGGCCTCGCCGTGGCCATGGTGAACCCGGTACGCGGACGCCGCGGCAGCGTCGTCCCCGAAGCCGGGGCCGCCCTGCCCCTCGCCGCCGCGGTCTACGGCCGCTTCCTGCCGCTGCACCGGGGGGTGTGGCGGCCGGTGGAACCCGAATTGGAACCCAAGTGGCGGCGGAAGCTCGAAGGGAGCGCCGTCGCCCACGTCTGGCGCGAGGGCGGGGTCTGGTTGCCGGAGGCCTTCTGGGTCGAGGCGCGCGCGCTCAGGTCGCGCATGGCCGCGGGACTGCCCCGGATCCGCGGCCGCGCCGTGGCCTGGGGGCCGTCGTGGGTCCGGCTCGCCGGCGGACGCGTCCTGCGCGCGGACCGGGTCGTCTGGGCGGCGGGCGCCGAGGGGGCGGCGCTGGCGGGCGCGGGTGGCCGCTTCAGCGCCGGCAGCCAGCTGCTCGTAGCCGAACGCTTTCCGGTGGCCCGCGCCCGCGGCGTCTACGCCGCCGGCCCCGCGATCGGCGGTTCCTACCTGCCGCACACCGGGCGCTACGCCCCCCACGTGACGCGGCACGGCGAAGTCGCCTGGATGCTCGCGCGGGCGCGCGAGCTGCTCGGCTTCACCCCCAGGCCCACCGGGGTCTGGGCGGGGGTGCGCTGGCGAACGGACGGGACGTACCTCTTCGAGCGAAACGGGGGCTGGGCGATCGGCGGCTTCGGTTCCACCGCCTACCTACTCGCGCCGCTCTACGCCCGGCGGCTGGCCGACCGTCTGGGCGGCTAG
- a CDS encoding rhodanese-like domain-containing protein, translating to MRKWTVLWGILLLVLAACAPKGSYTNVTADDLYAQLGRPDVLIVDVRTPAEYAEGHIAGAVNRPLQTIESWYKELPKDKPVYLYCRSGNRSQQAAEFLKKKGFRNIYNEQGGILAWIQRNYPVVR from the coding sequence ATGCGCAAGTGGACCGTGTTGTGGGGCATCCTGCTGCTCGTTCTGGCGGCCTGCGCCCCCAAAGGCTCGTACACGAACGTCACCGCCGACGACCTCTACGCCCAGCTGGGGCGGCCCGACGTGCTCATCGTCGACGTCCGCACCCCCGCCGAGTACGCCGAGGGGCACATCGCCGGAGCGGTCAACCGGCCGCTGCAGACCATCGAGAGCTGGTACAAGGAACTTCCCAAGGACAAGCCGGTGTACCTCTACTGCCGCAGCGGCAACCGCAGCCAGCAGGCCGCGGAGTTCCTCAAGAAGAAGGGGTTCCGCAACATTTACAACGAACAGGGCGGCATCCTCGCCTGGATCCAGCGCAACTACCCGGTCGTTCGCTAA
- the pdo gene encoding protein disulfide oxidoreductase, translating to MPLLGEQEQQIVRDRLGNLTRDVELVLFTDTSTIVAPGKEPCMYCKETQQLLEEIAPLSDKVHLVVHDLSTPEGKAKAEEMRVEDAPTIILREQGSDAVNVRYRGIPAGYEFASLLEDIEMIGRDGHGLPEDVVKELNDLPSEVTMQVFVTPTCPYCPQAVRTAHRFAYASPKIMGEMVEAQEFPGLSQKYNISGVPDAIINGGVQRVLGAQPVSAFLEAVKKAVAATA from the coding sequence ATGCCGTTACTGGGAGAACAAGAACAGCAGATCGTCCGCGACCGCCTGGGCAACCTGACCCGCGACGTGGAACTGGTCCTTTTCACCGACACCTCCACGATCGTCGCGCCGGGCAAGGAGCCCTGCATGTACTGCAAGGAGACGCAACAGTTACTCGAGGAGATCGCACCGCTTTCGGACAAGGTGCACCTGGTGGTCCACGACCTCTCGACCCCGGAGGGCAAGGCCAAGGCCGAGGAGATGCGGGTCGAGGACGCCCCCACCATCATCCTGCGCGAGCAGGGGTCGGACGCCGTCAACGTGCGTTACCGCGGCATCCCCGCCGGCTACGAGTTCGCCAGCCTGCTCGAGGACATCGAGATGATCGGCCGCGACGGCCACGGCCTGCCCGAGGACGTGGTCAAGGAGCTGAACGACCTCCCCTCGGAGGTCACCATGCAGGTCTTCGTCACCCCCACCTGCCCCTACTGCCCGCAGGCGGTGCGCACCGCCCACCGCTTCGCCTACGCCTCGCCCAAGATCATGGGCGAGATGGTCGAGGCCCAGGAGTTCCCCGGGCTCTCGCAGAAGTACAACATCAGCGGCGTGCCCGACGCCATCATCAACGGCGGGGTGCAGCGGGTGCTGGGCGCCCAGCCGGTCTCCGCCTTCCTGGAAGCCGTCAAGAAGGCCGTCGCGGCGACGGCGTAG